The following are from one region of the Amylibacter sp. IMCC11727 genome:
- a CDS encoding cation diffusion facilitator family transporter has protein sequence MPHDHGHAHIDPASGDRRVSIAIWANALLTVAQIVGGILSGSLALIADALHNFSDMASLVIAFAARKIARRPADERMTFGYGRIEVVAALINYTTLILVGFYLIYEGGMRLIEPTEVAGWTVVILGSVALVVDTLTALLTYSMQKGSVNIRALFLHNLSDALASVAVIIGGSLILLYNMWWVDPAITIGIALYILYLAVTEIGGPIRILMLGSPPNIDNDAVVAAISDVDGVHDVHHVHLWQMQENEAALDCHVVTADGAFGEGIKAAVKARLAEEFGIRHSTLELEDLGNAHDGAQLYGHEETR, from the coding sequence TCTGGGCCAACGCGCTTCTGACGGTCGCGCAGATCGTCGGCGGGATCTTGTCGGGCAGCCTCGCGCTTATTGCAGATGCGCTCCACAATTTCTCGGACATGGCATCCTTGGTGATCGCTTTTGCAGCTCGGAAAATCGCAAGACGCCCTGCGGACGAGCGCATGACATTCGGCTATGGCCGGATCGAAGTTGTGGCTGCCTTGATCAACTACACCACCCTCATCCTCGTTGGCTTCTATCTCATCTACGAAGGCGGAATGCGTTTGATCGAACCGACCGAAGTGGCCGGTTGGACAGTAGTGATCCTTGGTTCGGTGGCGCTGGTCGTGGACACGTTGACAGCGCTGCTGACCTATTCGATGCAAAAGGGCAGCGTCAACATTCGGGCGCTCTTCCTGCATAACCTGTCTGACGCACTGGCTTCTGTTGCCGTAATTATCGGCGGCTCGCTCATCCTGCTCTATAACATGTGGTGGGTCGATCCGGCGATCACGATCGGCATCGCGCTCTACATCCTCTACCTTGCAGTTACCGAAATCGGTGGCCCTATTCGTATCCTGATGCTCGGAAGCCCACCCAACATCGACAATGATGCCGTTGTTGCTGCAATCAGCGACGTCGATGGTGTGCATGATGTCCACCATGTTCATCTGTGGCAGATGCAAGAGAATGAGGCGGCGCTAGATTGCCATGTCGTGACCGCTGATGGCGCATTCGGCGAAGGGATCAAAGCGGCAGTGAAAGCGCGCCTCGCCGAAGAGTTCGGCATCCGGCACTCCACTCTCGAATTGGAGGATCTGGGGAATGCACACGATGGAGCGCAGCTCTATGGGCATGAGGAGACCAGATAA
- a CDS encoding methyltransferase, with protein sequence MIEVILIYLGLGIAALTLASILWSIAFPERRIWPPKRYTSITPILVWVPTFSLFGILIMLGILGWGDLAFPTWLRFGVGIPLIVFGNVVVWSEVAHFGVPQTGGAKGTLRTAGMYRYSRNPQYLADIAIVGGWMILSAAPSTLIIGTASILVLVAAPFAEEPWLKKQYGSDFEEYMASTRRFI encoded by the coding sequence ATGATAGAAGTCATCTTGATTTACTTAGGTCTGGGAATTGCTGCGCTGACACTTGCTTCGATCCTTTGGTCAATCGCTTTCCCCGAGCGTCGTATCTGGCCGCCCAAGCGCTACACGTCGATCACACCAATTCTGGTCTGGGTGCCAACGTTTTCGTTGTTTGGCATTCTGATCATGCTTGGCATCTTGGGCTGGGGTGATCTGGCGTTTCCCACCTGGCTGCGTTTCGGGGTCGGGATACCGCTCATTGTGTTCGGCAATGTTGTCGTCTGGTCTGAAGTCGCTCATTTCGGGGTTCCGCAAACGGGCGGCGCGAAAGGTACGCTGAGGACCGCTGGCATGTATCGTTACTCTCGCAATCCTCAGTACTTGGCCGATATCGCGATTGTTGGTGGATGGATGATACTTTCTGCAGCACCATCAACGCTCATTATTGGAACGGCTTCGATCTTGGTTTTGGTAGCTGCGCCATTCGCGGAAGAACCGTGGCTCAAGAAGCAATACGGGTCTGATTTTGAAGAGTATATGGCGTCAACCCGTCGTTTTATCTGA
- a CDS encoding GDCCVxC domain-containing (seleno)protein, with the protein MATEETKVVLQSTLTCPNCGHVETETMPTDACQWFYECKSCQSVLKPLEGDCCVYCSCATVPCPPIQEGKSCCA; encoded by the coding sequence ATGGCGACAGAAGAAACAAAAGTAGTGCTGCAATCTACTCTCACCTGTCCAAATTGCGGACACGTCGAAACTGAGACTATGCCGACAGATGCTTGCCAATGGTTCTATGAATGCAAGTCATGTCAGTCAGTCTTGAAACCGCTCGAGGGGGATTGCTGCGTCTATTGTTCTTGCGCAACTGTTCCATGTCCGCCGATTCAAGAAGGTAAGTCCTGCTGCGCCTAG
- the merF gene encoding mercury resistance system transport protein MerF, with amino-acid sequence MVSGASAQAMCNAQAVHNRLDYSRVHRLSGRAIFAHVGSIRTAFYVGFVEIDTMKNKLLALGVGGTILAALCCFTPLLPVVLTALGLTGLLGVVYNDAVLLPILAGFLILTGYALWRQKKQK; translated from the coding sequence ATGGTATCGGGTGCTTCGGCGCAGGCCATGTGCAACGCGCAGGCGGTCCACAATCGTCTGGACTACAGTCGCGTCCATCGCCTTTCTGGTCGCGCTATCTTCGCCCATGTGGGAAGCATCCGCACAGCGTTTTATGTGGGATTTGTGGAGATCGACACAATGAAGAACAAACTATTGGCCCTAGGAGTGGGTGGCACGATCTTGGCCGCGCTCTGTTGCTTCACACCGTTACTGCCGGTCGTACTGACAGCGCTTGGCCTGACGGGCTTACTTGGCGTTGTTTACAACGATGCCGTTTTGCTGCCGATATTGGCAGGATTTCTAATTCTGACGGGGTACGCGCTATGGCGACAGAAGAAACAAAAGTAG
- a CDS encoding helix-turn-helix domain-containing protein: MFTIGKASEQSGVNIETIRYYEREGIVPKPGRSAGGRRLYSSAEIAKLRFVRRCRDLGFPISIIQTFLSLTAQKGRSCGEAKTMAEDHLGEINAKIENLTRLREALLSLSKNCDDGTAACPMLDALMKDGFGDGLRE; encoded by the coding sequence ATGTTCACCATCGGCAAAGCGTCGGAACAAAGCGGCGTGAACATCGAAACGATCCGCTACTATGAACGAGAGGGGATTGTTCCGAAGCCGGGGCGATCAGCAGGTGGACGTCGGCTGTACTCGTCCGCTGAGATTGCCAAACTCAGGTTCGTGCGCCGCTGTCGCGATTTGGGCTTCCCGATCTCAATCATACAGACTTTTCTATCGCTCACTGCACAAAAGGGCCGATCCTGTGGTGAAGCGAAGACCATGGCTGAGGACCATTTGGGTGAAATAAACGCGAAGATAGAGAACCTCACTCGCCTCAGAGAAGCGCTCTTGAGCCTTTCCAAGAATTGCGACGATGGAACCGCAGCCTGTCCAATGCTGGACGCTCTGATGAAGGATGGTTTTGGCGACGGGCTACGCGAGTAA
- the istA gene encoding IS21 family transposase, protein MYTVEVYLQVRRAHFDEGRSQRSIARDFGLARGTVRKMCAYPVPPGYQRVQDIRRPKLDGFTDKIDQWLLEDLDRPKKQRHTVKRIHERLREEEGFTGGYTTVKDYVRAHRRVSREMFIPLSHPPGHGQADFGEAVAVIGGVEQKLHFFAFDLPHSDACYIRAYPAATSEAWMDGHVHAFAFFGAVPLSVVYDNDSCLVAKIEADGRRRRTQMFTEMLSHYLFDDRYGRPGKGNDKGNVEGLVGWSRRNMMVPLPEFPDIESFNVWLEEQCRKRQSAILHGHTETIDERLQRDLAAMRSLPSAPYEACAKATGRVSSQSLVRYKTNDYSVPSTYGFRDVTIRAFVDVVEIGCGGAIIARHPRCYEREQMVFNPVHYFALLERKPGALDQAAPLANWEMPEELQTLRRLMEARQARQGRREFVQVLRLLESFELPVLCAAVRVALQKRAIAFDAIKHLALCQVERRPARLDLSLYPYLPRAEVSTTKPSSYMALLSEGAV, encoded by the coding sequence ATTTACACCGTGGAAGTCTATTTGCAGGTGCGCCGCGCGCATTTTGATGAGGGGCGCAGTCAGCGCTCGATTGCTCGGGATTTTGGTTTGGCGCGTGGCACAGTGAGGAAGATGTGCGCCTATCCTGTGCCGCCGGGCTATCAGCGCGTTCAGGATATTCGGCGCCCCAAGCTTGACGGTTTCACCGACAAGATCGATCAGTGGCTTCTTGAAGATCTGGATCGCCCGAAGAAGCAGCGCCATACGGTGAAGCGGATCCATGAGCGTCTTCGCGAAGAAGAAGGGTTCACGGGCGGGTATACGACGGTGAAGGACTACGTTCGCGCGCACCGCCGTGTCTCGCGTGAGATGTTCATTCCGCTGTCGCACCCGCCGGGTCATGGTCAAGCTGATTTTGGCGAAGCGGTTGCGGTGATCGGCGGGGTCGAGCAGAAGCTGCACTTCTTTGCCTTTGATCTGCCCCATAGCGATGCCTGCTACATCCGGGCCTATCCTGCGGCCACGTCGGAGGCTTGGATGGACGGACACGTTCATGCCTTTGCGTTCTTCGGCGCGGTGCCGCTGTCGGTGGTTTACGACAATGACAGCTGCCTGGTTGCGAAGATCGAGGCGGATGGCCGCCGTCGCCGGACACAGATGTTCACCGAGATGCTGTCGCATTACCTGTTTGACGACCGTTACGGCCGTCCGGGCAAGGGCAATGACAAGGGGAATGTGGAAGGCCTGGTTGGCTGGTCGCGGCGCAACATGATGGTGCCGCTGCCGGAGTTCCCTGACATCGAGAGCTTCAACGTGTGGCTGGAAGAGCAATGCCGCAAGCGGCAGTCGGCCATCCTGCATGGGCACACGGAGACCATTGACGAACGGCTGCAACGCGACCTTGCGGCAATGCGGTCCTTGCCATCCGCACCCTATGAGGCCTGTGCCAAGGCCACCGGTCGCGTGAGTTCACAATCCCTGGTGCGCTATAAGACGAATGACTACTCGGTGCCCAGCACCTACGGCTTCCGGGATGTGACGATCCGGGCCTTTGTGGATGTGGTTGAGATCGGCTGTGGCGGCGCGATCATCGCGCGCCATCCTCGTTGCTATGAACGCGAGCAAATGGTCTTCAACCCGGTGCATTATTTTGCCCTGTTGGAGCGCAAGCCCGGCGCGCTGGATCAAGCTGCGCCCCTGGCCAATTGGGAGATGCCAGAGGAACTGCAAACCCTGCGCCGCCTGATGGAAGCGCGCCAAGCCCGGCAGGGACGGCGGGAGTTTGTTCAGGTTCTGCGGCTCTTGGAAAGCTTTGAGCTTCCGGTTCTGTGCGCGGCGGTACGCGTGGCGTTGCAAAAGCGGGCCATAGCCTTTGATGCGATCAAACATCTTGCACTGTGTCAGGTCGAGCGCCGACCCGCCCGGCTTGATCTGTCGCTCTACCCCTATCTTCCGAGAGCGGAGGTCTCGACGACCAAGCCGTCCAGCTACATGGCGCTCCTGTCGGAGGGCGCGGTATGA
- the istB gene encoding IS21-like element helper ATPase IstB, producing MNDTPDILLGHHLKKLKLPTILREYEKVARQCAAEGLDHIQFLLRLIEQELIDRERRMVERRIKAAKFPAPKNLDSFDFKAIPALNKVQVLDLARCGWIERRENVIALGPSGTGKTHVALGLGLAACQKGLPVRFITAAALVHELIEARDEKRLLRLQKQMLAPKLLIIDELGFVPLSKTGAELLFELISQRYERSSTLITSNLPFEEWTETFGSERLTGALLDRLTHHVSILEMNGESYRLAQSRKTTKKS from the coding sequence ATGAACGATACCCCCGATATCCTGCTGGGCCATCACCTCAAGAAGCTCAAGCTGCCCACCATTTTGCGTGAGTATGAGAAGGTGGCTCGCCAATGCGCTGCCGAAGGGTTGGATCATATCCAGTTCTTGCTCCGCCTGATCGAACAGGAACTGATCGACCGCGAGCGGCGCATGGTGGAGCGCCGGATCAAAGCCGCAAAGTTCCCCGCGCCGAAGAACCTGGACAGCTTCGACTTCAAGGCAATCCCGGCTCTCAACAAGGTGCAGGTGCTGGACCTGGCCCGCTGCGGCTGGATCGAGCGCCGGGAGAATGTCATTGCTCTGGGACCCTCTGGTACGGGCAAAACCCATGTCGCCCTCGGTCTTGGACTGGCGGCCTGCCAAAAGGGATTGCCCGTGCGCTTCATCACCGCCGCCGCGCTCGTGCACGAACTGATCGAAGCACGCGACGAGAAACGCCTCCTGCGTCTGCAAAAACAGATGTTGGCCCCAAAGCTGCTGATCATCGACGAACTGGGCTTCGTGCCCCTCAGCAAAACCGGCGCGGAACTGCTCTTCGAGCTGATCTCGCAGCGCTATGAGCGATCCTCGACCCTGATCACCAGCAATCTGCCCTTTGAGGAATGGACCGAGACCTTCGGCTCAGAACGCCTCACCGGCGCGCTACTCGACAGACTGACCCACCATGTCTCCATCCTGGAGATGAATGGCGAAAGCTACCGCCTCGCACAGAGCCGGAAAACCACCAAAAAATCCTGA
- a CDS encoding GNAT family N-acetyltransferase codes for MTKPKFRVERFDKASHDRGAFSCGVTGMDRWFKESITDQIKANRLRVWCALDAEGRVVGFYGLSAHSVEAEASPALSRRRERHPIPAVYLAALATDLSVQGEGLGGALMADALAKALEVSETIGAAAVILDVFEDERFEQRMAFYTKLGFRPLNPSENPKRLFLPIEAVLENPI; via the coding sequence ATGACTAAACCAAAATTCCGGGTTGAGCGGTTCGACAAGGCCTCGCATGATCGCGGGGCTTTTTCTTGTGGTGTTACAGGGATGGACCGCTGGTTCAAGGAAAGCATCACCGATCAGATCAAGGCCAACCGCCTGCGGGTCTGGTGCGCTTTGGACGCGGAGGGGCGCGTAGTTGGCTTCTACGGCCTGTCAGCCCATTCGGTGGAGGCAGAGGCGTCACCGGCCCTTTCCAGGCGCCGAGAGCGCCACCCGATACCGGCGGTTTACCTGGCTGCGCTGGCAACAGACCTGTCCGTTCAGGGTGAGGGTTTAGGTGGGGCTCTGATGGCCGATGCTTTGGCAAAGGCGCTGGAGGTGTCCGAAACCATCGGCGCGGCGGCAGTGATACTGGATGTGTTTGAAGACGAACGCTTTGAGCAACGCATGGCGTTTTATACAAAGCTCGGATTTCGCCCGTTGAATCCATCGGAAAATCCGAAGCGGCTGTTTTTGCCGATTGAAGCAGTGCTCGAGAACCCCATTTGA
- a CDS encoding DUF1778 domain-containing protein, producing MIQVQDTTSALREPKSHRKDLRLKPSVLDTIERASLAVGMDASTFITSVAYRAAQDIEAAQHRSVLPTKAFDAFADAIDQPAQPSAALTDLFTKRRELIADD from the coding sequence ATGATTCAGGTTCAGGACACCACATCGGCCCTGCGTGAGCCGAAGTCACATCGCAAGGATTTGCGCCTCAAACCATCCGTTTTGGATACGATTGAACGCGCCTCATTGGCTGTTGGGATGGATGCCAGCACCTTTATCACATCGGTCGCTTATCGTGCCGCGCAGGACATCGAAGCCGCGCAGCACAGGAGCGTCTTGCCCACTAAAGCGTTCGATGCTTTTGCGGACGCCATCGACCAACCCGCCCAGCCGAGTGCTGCACTGACCGATCTGTTCACTAAACGACGTGAGCTGATCGCAGATGACTAA
- a CDS encoding IS3 family transposase (programmed frameshift), whose translation MNKKSGSSKASADKLVKNIRRKTRQTYSAEEKIRIVLAGMRGEESISALCRREGIAESLYYSWSKEFLEAGKRRLSGDTARQATSPEVKELRSEAMALKECVADLTLENRLLKKKHDRGWGVRGMRYPASEKLEVIRTVEGSHLPTKQTLDMLGIPRTTFYRWYDLYLEGGFDRLADKSPCPKSVWNRIPDDRRDDLIAFALEHEALSTRELAVKYTDEKRYFVSESSAYRILKEADLITAPDYVVIKAANEFTDKTTAINQMWQTDFTYFKIIGWGWYYLSTILDDYSRYIISWKLCTTMRASDVTETIERALTASGCDQAVVRHKPRLLSDNGSCYISGDLAEWLEGQNMDHVRGAPFHPQTQGKIERWHQTMKNRVLLENYYLPGDLERQIEAFVDYYNNRRYHESLNNVTPADVYFGRDKAILRERKRIKKQTIKQRRLQHQKQAA comes from the exons ATGAACAAGAAATCCGGAAGCAGCAAAGCGTCTGCAGATAAATTGGTAAAGAACATCCGCCGCAAGACACGTCAAACCTATTCGGCGGAGGAGAAGATCCGCATTGTGCTGGCAGGGATGCGTGGAGAAGAAAGCATCTCAGCGTTGTGCCGTCGGGAGGGCATCGCGGAGAGCCTGTATTACAGCTGGTCGAAAGAATTCCTTGAAGCAGGCAAACGCCGTCTATCTGGCGATACGGCGCGTCAGGCCACATCCCCTGAAGTGAAAGAACTACGCTCAGAAGCTATGGCCTTGAAGGAATGCGTGGCCGATCTGACGCTTGAGAACCGGCTTCTCA AAAAAAAGCATGACAGGGGCTGGGGAGTTCGAGGAATGAGATACCCTGCGTCTGAGAAGCTGGAGGTCATCCGCACCGTCGAGGGATCACATCTGCCAACCAAGCAGACCCTCGACATGCTGGGCATTCCACGCACCACATTCTATCGCTGGTATGATTTATATCTCGAAGGCGGGTTTGACCGGCTGGCTGACAAATCGCCATGCCCTAAATCCGTTTGGAACCGCATCCCCGATGATCGTCGTGACGACCTGATCGCGTTTGCGCTGGAACACGAGGCGCTGAGCACGCGCGAGCTGGCAGTCAAATACACCGATGAAAAGCGGTATTTTGTCTCAGAATCATCAGCTTATCGCATTCTCAAGGAAGCCGACCTGATCACAGCACCAGACTACGTGGTGATCAAAGCAGCCAACGAGTTCACGGATAAAACCACCGCCATCAATCAGATGTGGCAGACAGACTTCACCTACTTCAAAATCATTGGTTGGGGGTGGTATTATCTGTCTACGATCTTGGATGATTACAGCCGCTACATCATCTCATGGAAACTGTGTACAACCATGCGGGCCAGTGATGTGACCGAGACGATTGAGCGCGCTCTGACAGCATCAGGCTGTGACCAAGCGGTTGTTCGGCACAAACCACGCCTGCTCAGCGATAACGGATCGTGTTACATATCTGGCGACCTGGCCGAATGGCTGGAAGGGCAAAATATGGATCATGTCCGTGGTGCTCCGTTCCATCCACAGACCCAAGGCAAAATCGAACGATGGCATCAAACGATGAAGAACCGAGTGCTGTTAGAAAACTACTATCTGCCCGGCGATCTCGAGCGCCAGATCGAGGCCTTCGTCGACTATTACAATAACCGACGATACCACGAGAGCCTGAACAACGTCACACCCGCCGATGTCTACTTCGGCCGCGACAAAGCCATTCTGAGAGAAAGGAAGAGGATCAAGAAACAGACAATCAAACAACGTCGCTTGCAACATCAGAAACAAGCAGCATAA
- a CDS encoding cytochrome c produces MKIIAAVLTVLLAASNSAHADHELIGRNISKGKELYNVHCASCHGTNLEGQPNWQTPNDDGVLPAPPHDRTGHTWHHDNLLLFEYTKLGGQKALEQRGYPNFKSGMQGFAGTVTDDQIWDVLAYIRSTWPKQEQMIQSTQNPAH; encoded by the coding sequence ATGAAAATTATTGCAGCAGTTCTAACTGTTCTCTTGGCCGCTTCCAACAGTGCTCATGCGGATCATGAATTGATCGGCCGAAACATTTCTAAAGGAAAAGAGTTGTACAATGTTCATTGTGCCTCATGCCACGGAACGAACTTAGAAGGCCAACCCAACTGGCAAACCCCGAATGACGATGGCGTCTTGCCGGCACCACCTCACGACAGAACGGGCCACACTTGGCATCATGACAATCTACTGTTGTTTGAATACACCAAACTGGGAGGCCAAAAAGCGTTGGAACAGCGTGGATATCCCAACTTCAAAAGTGGCATGCAAGGGTTCGCAGGTACTGTGACCGACGATCAAATATGGGATGTATTAGCATACATACGTTCTACTTGGCCCAAGCAAGAGCAGATGATTCAATCAACGCAAAATCCCGCGCACTGA
- a CDS encoding cytochrome c, protein MVAVSVPSKLTPGASAGKTAFDLKCAVCHGKNGEGQNGVAPPLIHKIYEPSHHGDESFQRAVKIGVRSHHWKFGDMAPIEGLTRADVSSIIVYIRELQRANGIN, encoded by the coding sequence ATGGTGGCTGTTAGCGTTCCATCTAAATTAACGCCAGGGGCAAGCGCCGGGAAAACTGCCTTCGATTTAAAGTGTGCAGTTTGCCATGGAAAAAATGGAGAGGGTCAAAATGGTGTTGCGCCACCTTTGATCCACAAAATTTACGAACCGAGCCATCACGGCGATGAATCTTTTCAAAGAGCCGTGAAAATTGGGGTTCGCTCCCACCATTGGAAATTTGGGGATATGGCTCCAATTGAAGGGCTAACGCGCGCAGATGTAAGTTCAATTATTGTGTATATTCGTGAGCTACAACGCGCCAACGGCATTAATTAG
- a CDS encoding MauE/DoxX family redox-associated membrane protein, producing the protein MPETSTEKSATLYRMVMTDHMCPFGLKSKDLLERQGYSVDDIHLTSREAVDEFKAMHSVKTTPQTFIDGERVGGFDDLSAYFGNEVKSEDATTYQPVIALFSTAALMAIAITWVSMGTAFSGRTIEWFISVSMVLLGLQKLQDVERFATMFLNYDLLAQRWVRYGYIYPFVETGAGILMMAGALTWLSAPAALVVASIGAVSVFKAVYIDKRELKCACVGGDSKVPLGFVSLTENLMMIGMAIWMLSKL; encoded by the coding sequence ATGCCCGAAACCAGCACTGAAAAATCCGCTACGTTGTACAGAATGGTCATGACAGACCATATGTGCCCCTTCGGTTTGAAATCGAAAGACTTACTCGAAAGACAGGGGTATTCCGTCGACGACATTCATTTAACAAGCCGAGAAGCTGTCGATGAATTCAAGGCGATGCACAGCGTGAAGACAACACCGCAAACATTCATAGATGGTGAACGTGTCGGCGGGTTTGACGATCTTAGCGCATATTTTGGTAACGAAGTTAAATCCGAAGACGCAACAACGTATCAACCCGTTATTGCTCTCTTTTCTACTGCTGCCCTAATGGCTATCGCCATAACTTGGGTTTCTATGGGCACAGCATTTTCGGGCCGAACCATCGAGTGGTTTATCTCCGTTTCAATGGTTTTGCTGGGGCTTCAAAAATTGCAAGATGTGGAACGCTTTGCCACGATGTTCCTGAATTATGATTTACTTGCACAACGTTGGGTGCGCTATGGGTACATTTATCCTTTTGTTGAAACAGGAGCTGGTATTTTAATGATGGCGGGTGCGCTTACTTGGCTATCTGCACCAGCAGCTTTGGTGGTGGCAAGTATTGGAGCCGTCAGCGTTTTCAAAGCCGTTTATATTGATAAGCGAGAATTGAAATGCGCATGCGTCGGCGGAGACAGTAAAGTGCCACTGGGTTTTGTTTCTTTAACCGAAAACCTCATGATGATTGGCATGGCAATTTGGATGTTGTCCAAGCTGTAA
- a CDS encoding ABC transporter ATP-binding protein: MLTSYHDLIHSISHFLGHQYNDGAPEWLHPVLHVVMLFAPMLLICLIVIWLVRRSYATFQKYGSRPKKAPKPTVPGMDANLFQYILRFSKRQQIVLVFASLMAMPILYVTLELPKQIINNALDPQKFPKTVLSMEFTQIELLVALCGLYLLAISTNGLHKYCLNIFKGRVAERFLRRLRLVIYRRWRALHQDNQTTDIIPIVVQEVEPIGGFASDFLALPIFQGGTMATIILFMFVQEPVLGLAALAILPIQLILLPRLQRRLNALTRLRIHEVRILGAELGSQTAHVLDQRKAIHRISSRLKRIETVRQDIHRMKFFIKVLNNFLTALTPFFFYALGGYFVIEGRITLGALVAVLAAHKDFSAPLKELFRYYQSFEDVKIRYAEVSNYLTRGRHG, translated from the coding sequence ATGTTGACCTCATATCACGATCTGATCCATTCGATCTCACACTTCCTTGGGCATCAATACAATGATGGCGCTCCAGAGTGGCTCCATCCCGTGTTGCATGTCGTAATGCTGTTTGCACCAATGTTGCTGATCTGCCTGATAGTAATCTGGTTAGTCCGGAGGTCATATGCAACTTTTCAAAAGTACGGATCAAGACCGAAGAAGGCACCAAAACCAACCGTTCCAGGCATGGACGCAAACCTCTTCCAATACATTTTACGATTTTCCAAGCGTCAGCAAATCGTGCTTGTATTCGCGAGTCTGATGGCGATGCCTATCTTGTATGTTACTCTCGAACTTCCAAAGCAAATCATCAACAACGCTTTAGACCCGCAAAAATTCCCTAAGACAGTATTATCTATGGAATTCACACAAATTGAACTTTTGGTCGCCTTATGTGGCTTGTACCTCTTGGCTATTTCGACAAACGGTCTTCACAAATACTGCTTGAATATTTTTAAAGGTCGGGTTGCCGAGCGGTTTTTGCGCCGATTGCGCCTTGTAATCTATCGACGGTGGCGAGCGTTACACCAAGATAACCAGACAACTGATATTATCCCAATTGTTGTGCAAGAGGTAGAACCCATTGGTGGATTTGCTTCCGATTTTCTCGCCCTTCCGATTTTTCAAGGCGGCACCATGGCAACCATAATTCTGTTCATGTTTGTACAGGAACCTGTCTTGGGGTTGGCCGCTTTAGCAATTCTGCCAATTCAATTGATCCTATTGCCAAGGCTTCAGCGTCGATTAAATGCGCTGACGCGGTTGCGAATTCACGAAGTGCGTATTTTAGGAGCTGAGCTTGGTAGCCAGACTGCGCATGTCCTGGATCAACGCAAGGCAATACACCGTATTTCGTCGCGATTAAAGCGCATTGAAACTGTACGGCAAGACATTCATCGAATGAAGTTTTTCATCAAAGTGCTCAACAACTTTCTAACAGCGCTCACTCCGTTTTTCTTTTATGCGCTCGGTGGCTACTTTGTCATTGAAGGTCGCATTACATTGGGCGCTCTCGTGGCGGTTCTTGCAGCCCATAAGGACTTCTCGGCACCTTTGAAAGAATTGTTCCGGTATTATCAATCTTTCGAAGACGTCAAAATCCGTTATGCCGAAGTCTCAAATTATTTGACTCGAGGTCGCCACGGATAA
- a CDS encoding copper-binding protein, translated as MKTTFLSVATMVALATQAFAGGENNHSHDEDHADVKKAVGSPGSAGSETRTIDVIMRETDDGDMIFEPGSLDIKTGEIVLFNIKNMGELEHEFVLDTFEENQKHKKVMAEFPDMEHDDPNSVRLEAGETDQIVWNFSNGGTFEFACLIPGHYESGMHGDLLVADKLPTYTKGLIKRVTKSGKITVKHEELVDLGMPAMTMVFRAADDKMLEALSEGQEIEFLADRVKGKLTITKFK; from the coding sequence ATGAAAACCACTTTTCTTTCAGTTGCAACCATGGTTGCCTTAGCAACTCAAGCTTTTGCTGGCGGTGAAAACAACCACAGCCATGATGAAGATCATGCAGATGTAAAGAAGGCCGTTGGCAGCCCCGGATCTGCTGGCAGTGAAACGCGGACAATCGATGTGATTATGCGCGAAACAGATGACGGCGATATGATTTTTGAACCTGGCAGCCTTGATATCAAAACAGGTGAAATCGTCCTGTTTAACATCAAGAACATGGGTGAGTTGGAACACGAATTTGTTCTCGACACCTTTGAAGAAAACCAAAAGCACAAAAAGGTAATGGCAGAATTCCCGGATATGGAGCACGACGATCCGAACTCGGTTCGACTAGAAGCCGGTGAAACTGATCAAATCGTTTGGAATTTTTCTAACGGTGGAACATTTGAGTTCGCTTGCTTGATCCCAGGCCACTACGAGTCAGGAATGCATGGCGATTTATTGGTGGCTGACAAATTGCCTACTTACACGAAAGGCTTAATCAAACGGGTAACTAAAAGTGGTAAGATCACTGTCAAACACGAAGAGCTTGTCGATTTGGGGATGCCCGCGATGACAATGGTTTTCCGCGCTGCAGATGACAAAATGCTAGAGGCGCTTAGCGAAGGTCAAGAGATTGAATTCCTCGCTGACCGCGTCAAAGGCAAGCTAACCATCACAAAATTCAAGTAA